A genome region from Ctenopharyngodon idella isolate HZGC_01 chromosome 5, HZGC01, whole genome shotgun sequence includes the following:
- the tmem174 gene encoding transmembrane protein 174: MSESSADKCLNPAATIQNQCSSGQMRHYSILGLWKNVTESRNQGTNPLAGPSDAVPAGVCNTISNSNQSPSDAPVNVASLMPSQAPTSSDRQVSDGDKAGATLLFSGVFLGLVGMTFTAMGWTNYNVSHSYEWTQLLGPILLSVGGTFVLISICKFRMLSCLGCKQIDGERTPEMDPLPPLSGPSFVFTRLNQPITFHRATVVQYIPPPYTSVVPDQSLGPVNGLHSSHQPLAVTVSTPPQYYSVYPMENPSFVSGEYDNTAEQRENRNHSVSEEEEEGKASTAESGSSPPAYEELFATSSCDSYS, encoded by the exons ATGAGTGAATCTTCCGCAGACAAGTGTCTAAATCCTGCAGCCACCATACAAAATCAGTGCAGTTCTGGCCAGATGAGACATTACAGTATTCTAGGTCTTTGGAAGAATGTAACAGAGAGTAGGAATCAAGGGACAAACCCTCTTGCTGGACCAAGTGATGCAGTTCCTGCTGGTGTTTGTAATACCATCTCAAACAGCAACCAGAGTCCCAGCGATGCCCCTGTGAACGTTGCCTCTTTGATGCCAAGCCAGGCACCGACCTCTTCAGACAGGCAGGTGTCAGATGGAGACAAAGCTGGTGCCACACTACTGTTCTCTGGAGTCTTCTTGGGCCTGGTTGGCATGACATTCACAGCTATGGGATGGACAAATTACAATGTCAGCCACAGCTATGAGTGGACACAGCTTCTGGGGCCCATTCTGCTGTCAGTAGGAGGTACGTTTGTGCTCATAAGCATCTGCAAGTTCCGAATGCTCTCCTGCCTGGGCTGCAAACAGATTGATGGGGAGAGAACACCTGAAATGGACCCTCTGCCGCCCCTTTCAGGACCATCGTTTGTCTTCACTAGACTCAATCAGCCAATTACCTTCCACAGGGCCACGGTGGTCCAGTACATTCCACCACCGTACACCTCCGTAGTACCGGACCAAAGTCTGGGCCCTGTTAATGGTTTGCATTCCAGTCACCAGCCTTTAGCAGTCACAGTGAGCACGCCGCCACAGTATTACAGCGTGTACCCCATGGAAAACCCCAGTTTTGTTTCTGGTGAATACGACAACACAGCAGAGCAAAGGGAAAACAg GAATCACAGCGTctcagaggaagaggaagaggggAAAGCAAGTACAGCAGAGAGCGGCTCTTCTCCACCTGCATACGAGGAGCTTTTTGCCACCTCCTCGTGTGACTCTTACTCCTGA